The proteins below come from a single Erinaceus europaeus chromosome 20, mEriEur2.1, whole genome shotgun sequence genomic window:
- the LOC132534958 gene encoding sortilin-related receptor-like has protein sequence MGEECERRQELRLLTAPATLPWPGHLCHPDRPHPTPPRLPHRLHEHTGTGQPPASPQDTDTGGGSSASPATRSPDVAAVAVPVLFLVLLSLGAGFAVLYTKHRRLQSSFSAFASSHYSSRLGSAIFSSGDDLGDDDEDAPMITGFSDDVPMVIA, from the exons ATGGGAGAAGAGTGTGAACGCAGACAGGAGCTTCGGCTTCTCACTGCACCTGCCACCCTGCCGTGGCCGGGCCATCTCTGCCACCCTGaccgaccccaccccaccccaccccggctGCCGCACCGTCTGCATGAGCACACGGGCACAGGCCAGCCCCCCGCGTCCCCCCAGGACACAGACACAG GCGGCGGCTCCTCGGCCTCCCCGGCCACCCGCTCCCCAGACGTGGCCGCCGTGGCGGTGCCCGTGCTGTTCCTGGTCCTGCTGAGCCTGGGCGCGGGCTTCGCCGTCCTGTACACCAAGCACCGCCGGCTGCAAAGCAGCTTCTCCGCCTTCGCCAGCAGCCACTACAGCTCCAGGCTGGGCTCGGCCATCTTCTCCTCCGGGGACGACCTGG GGGACGACGACGAAGACGCTCCCATGATCACTGGATTCTCAGACGACGTCCCCATGGTGATCGCCTGA
- the LOC103118756 gene encoding olfactory receptor 10D1B-like has protein sequence MHNSTAVTEFILLGIPNSEGLESMLFVLFFFFYLFTLLGNLLIFLTILVSSNLHTPMYFFLGNLSVFDIFFPSVSSPKTMLYLIGQSRAISYEGCASQLFFYHALGGTECFLYTVMAYDRFVAICHPLRYTVIMNYRVCIGLILGTWLGGCLHGSILTFLVFRLPYCGPNEVDNFFCDIPVVLPLACADTTLAQTVSFTDVDVVTLMCFFLILASYGLIMFSILKMSSSEGRRRAFSTCSAHLISILLFYGPVMLIYLRPASSPWLDSVIQVLNNIVTPSLNPLVYTLRNESVKLALRKVLTRVVPASVG, from the coding sequence atgcacaactccactgctgtCACAGAATTCATCCTGCTGGGGATTCCCAATTCTGAAGGGTTGGAGAGTATGCTGTTTgtcctgtttttcttcttctatctgTTCACCTTACTGGGGAATCTGCTCATCTTCCTCACTATTCTGGTTTCCTCCAACCTTCatacccccatgtacttcttccttggAAACCTGTCTGTGTTTGACATTTTCTTCCCTTCAGTGAGCTCTCCTAAAACGATGCTCTATCTAATAGGACAAAGTCGAGCCATCTCATACGAGGGATGTGCCTCCCAGCTCTTTTTCTATCATGCCCTGGGCGGTACTGAGTGTTTCTTGTACACTgtgatggcctatgaccgctTTGTGGCTATCTGCCACCCTTTGAGGTACACTGTTATCATGAACTACAGGGTGTGTATTGGCTTGATCCTGGGCACTTGGCTGGGTGGCTGTCTACATGGAAGCATCCTTACGtttcttgtctttaggttgcCCTACTGTGGTCCAAATGAGGTGGACAATTTCTTCTGTGATATCCCGGTGGTCCTGCCCCTGGCCTGTGCCGACACCACTCTAGCCCAGACAGTGAGTTTTACTGATGTGGATGTAGTGACTCTCATGTGCTTTTTCCTGATCCTCGCTTCCTACGGTCTGATTATGTTCTCCATATTGAAGATGAGCTCCTCTGAAGGCAGGCGCCGAGCGTTCTCGACCTGCAGTGCCCATCTGATTTCCATCCTCTTGTTCTATGGGCCTGTGATGCTCAtctacctcagacctgcttctaGCCCCTGGCTGGATTCTGTCATTCAGGTGCTAAATAATATTGTCACTCCTTCTCTGAATCCTTTGGTTTACACTTTGAGAAATGAGAGTGTGAAATTGGCTCTGAGGAAAGTGCTGACTCGGGTAGTCCCTGCTTCTGTGGGATAA